The Coffea arabica cultivar ET-39 chromosome 1e, Coffea Arabica ET-39 HiFi, whole genome shotgun sequence genome has a window encoding:
- the LOC113694905 gene encoding UPF0481 protein At3g47200-like, whose protein sequence is MDPSPVLDIVKNTFTEAKSSKFTNGKNRSVQITHSVFPLIKEAGGKAHAVISIDPVRQEPLPCRKWPICRIPLHVREDNEKAYAPRLVSIGPLHHKRPGLEFMQAQKLRLFDSLLERGRHHGIYVLNVLSDAMKELEAETRECYAEDLTHIDSDSFTKMMLVDGCFVIELLRLGGKSYQGKLADDPIFATRWMPSNLGLDLLLIENQLPLFVLQRLFDLTRLGDEKDSLNKLALQFFESLRPGKDAITSETTDHADRKYTHLLALFHASFAPTETYCSNTQARRSCTYNTYSGKGWIYSAKSLSLCGLTFKKKSGNMLDLEFEDGVLKISQLFIDDNTGIVLRNLMAHEQGDRGSAPYFTSLVVFLGNLLCSRDDARVLMKAGIIRQPENDEEEVVNFFNSLVKQLVFDMDRCYLHELIEDVNISSQSVWAKLRLRCRPILPHLRIIEIALFTVSLAQTFILIRSS, encoded by the exons ATGGATCCAAGTCCAGTATTGGATATCGTGAAGAATACCTTCACGGAAGCGAAGAGTTCCAAGTTCACCAATGGCAAAAATAGGTCTGTACAAATAACTCACTCAGTGTTTCCGCTTATCAAAGAAGCAGGTGGCAAGGCTCATGCTGTGATCAGCATTGATCCTGTCAGGCAAGAGCCTCTTCCTTGCAGAAAATGGCCTATCTGCAGGATCCCATTGCACGTTCGCGAAGATAACGAGAAAGCTTATGCTCCCAGATTAGTCTCCATTGGTCCACTTCATCACAAGAGGCCTGGTTTAGAGTTTATGCAAGCTCAAAAGTTGAGACTTTTTGATTCCCTTTTGGAAAGAGGCAGACATCATGGTATTTATGTACTCAATGTTCTCAGTGATGCTATGAAAGAATTGGAAGCAGAAACAAGAGAATGCTATGCAGAGGACTTAACACACATTGACAGTGATAGCTTCACAAAAATGATGCTAGTTGATGGTTGCTTTGTGATAGAGCTCTTGCGCCTCGGTGGAAAAAGTTACCAG GGAAAGCTGGCAGATGATCCCATCTTTGCTACTCGTTGGATGCCATCCAATCTTGGCCTTGATCTCCTGCTGATTGAAAATCAACTTCCTCTATTTGTACTCCAAAGGCTTTTTGATCTTACCAGGTTGGGTgatgaaaaagattctctcaacAAGCTCGCTCTCCAATTTTTCGAGTCGCTCAGGCCAGGGAAAGATGCCATTACCAGCGAAACAACTGATCATGCAGACAGGAAATACACACATTTACTTGCTCTCTTTCATGCTAGCTTTGCTCCAACTGAAACTTACTGTTCTAATACCCAAGCAAGAAGGTCCTGTACCTATAATACATATAGTGGGAAAGGCTGGATCTACAGCGCTAAATCACTCAGCCTTTGTGGGCTGACATTCAAGAAAAAGTCCGGTAACAtgttagatttggaattcgagGACGGAGTGCTGAAGATTTCCCAATTGTTCATTGATGATAACACAGGCATTGTGTTGAGAAATTTGATGGCTCATGAGCAGGGTGATAGAGGTTCTGCACCATATTTTACGTCCCTAGTAGTTTTCCTCGGCAATCTGCTGTGCTCAAGAGATGATGCTAGAGTTCTGATGAAAGCAGGGATCATCAGACAACCAGAGAATGATGAAGAAGAAGTAGTGAATTTTTTCAACAGCCTTGTTAAGCAACTTGTGTTTGACATGGACAGATGCTACCTTCATGAGCTAATTGAAGATGTCAATATTAGCAGTCAATCAGTCTGGGCAAAACTCAGACTACGTTGCCGGCCCATCTTACCTCACCTCAGAATCATAGAGATTGCCTTGTTTACTGTCTCCTTGGCACAAACATTTATCCTCATCAGAAGCTCATAG